One segment of Streptomyces sp. NA02950 DNA contains the following:
- a CDS encoding TerD family protein, which produces MAREFQRGHKAKISDLTAGRDLYVGVQISGPGLTFDISCFGLDADERLSDDRYFIFFNQPKSPEEAIQQLGNQAGDTESFRVTLDSIPSSIHKLSFTATIDGAGQMSQIGSGYIRIVAGGEEVARYSFSGAEFSTERAVMLGDFYLKDVWRFAAVGQGFDGGLDALLKNFGGEVAEEEPAPAAPAQGGTPGFAPPGQAAAAPGFAPPAGGPPAQQQQQQQPQQPQPAPAFGAPQGTPPQGTPPQAPPPQATPPAPQPAPAAQHTPPQPAPGSPQMHGAPTIAAPLAPPGQVPPPGPPGQLPGQQQFGGQAPGQAPPAPYGQPPAQPYPGQPGPGQPAPYGQPQGAPQGVPQGQGQGQGQGGAAGVQAALAQYREAPTGQRWTPQNPRLMRVDLGVGGQPVLARQGAMVLYQGKVDFSYKGAGFRGRIVGNATGQEMQLMRCSGQGQVFLAENAAELHPIELQGDAICVSAESVLAFDESLQHEVRRIEGHGIPGGALFTMQFQGTGTVIVKTEGTPVVLPVTPTTFADSNAIVAWSAGSQVIISSQVRLRRAAYPGHSGETVNLQFRGAPGNFIVVQPYEV; this is translated from the coding sequence ATGGCCAGGGAATTCCAGCGCGGCCACAAGGCCAAGATCAGTGATCTGACGGCCGGGAGGGATCTGTACGTCGGTGTGCAGATCTCCGGCCCCGGCCTGACGTTCGACATCAGTTGCTTCGGTCTCGACGCGGACGAGCGGCTGTCGGACGACCGCTACTTCATCTTCTTCAATCAGCCGAAATCTCCCGAAGAAGCGATCCAGCAGCTCGGGAACCAGGCTGGTGACACCGAGTCGTTCCGCGTCACCCTCGACTCCATCCCGTCCTCCATCCACAAGCTCTCCTTCACCGCGACCATCGACGGTGCGGGCCAGATGTCGCAGATCGGTTCCGGTTACATCCGGATCGTCGCGGGCGGCGAGGAGGTGGCCCGGTACTCCTTCTCCGGCGCGGAGTTCAGCACCGAGCGCGCGGTGATGCTGGGTGACTTCTATCTGAAGGACGTCTGGCGGTTCGCCGCCGTCGGCCAGGGCTTCGACGGTGGACTCGACGCGCTGCTCAAGAACTTCGGCGGGGAGGTCGCCGAGGAGGAGCCCGCGCCCGCGGCGCCCGCCCAGGGCGGTACGCCCGGTTTCGCGCCTCCCGGCCAGGCGGCCGCGGCCCCGGGCTTCGCGCCCCCCGCCGGTGGCCCGCCCGCCCAGCAGCAACAGCAGCAACAGCCGCAGCAGCCGCAGCCCGCGCCCGCCTTCGGCGCACCCCAGGGCACGCCTCCCCAGGGCACGCCTCCCCAGGCGCCGCCCCCGCAGGCAACGCCCCCGGCGCCGCAGCCCGCCCCCGCGGCACAGCACACGCCGCCGCAGCCCGCGCCCGGTTCGCCGCAGATGCACGGGGCGCCCACCATCGCCGCGCCGCTCGCGCCTCCCGGCCAGGTGCCCCCGCCCGGTCCACCGGGACAGCTCCCCGGCCAGCAGCAGTTCGGCGGCCAGGCACCGGGCCAGGCACCGCCCGCCCCGTACGGCCAGCCTCCGGCGCAGCCGTACCCCGGCCAGCCGGGTCCGGGCCAGCCCGCCCCCTACGGTCAGCCGCAGGGTGCCCCCCAGGGCGTTCCGCAGGGCCAGGGCCAGGGCCAGGGCCAGGGCGGCGCCGCCGGCGTACAGGCCGCGCTCGCCCAGTACCGCGAGGCGCCCACCGGGCAGCGCTGGACCCCGCAGAACCCGCGTCTGATGCGGGTCGACCTCGGCGTCGGCGGTCAGCCGGTGCTGGCCCGCCAGGGCGCCATGGTGCTCTACCAGGGCAAGGTCGACTTCAGCTACAAGGGCGCCGGTTTCCGCGGCCGGATCGTCGGCAACGCGACCGGCCAGGAGATGCAGCTGATGCGCTGCAGCGGCCAGGGGCAGGTCTTCCTCGCCGAGAACGCGGCCGAGCTCCACCCGATCGAGCTCCAGGGCGACGCGATCTGTGTCTCCGCCGAGAGCGTGCTCGCCTTCGACGAGTCGCTCCAGCACGAGGTCCGCCGGATCGAGGGCCACGGCATCCCGGGCGGCGCGCTGTTCACCATGCAGTTCCAGGGCACCGGCACCGTCATCGTGAAGACCGAGGGCACCCCGGTCGTCCTCCCGGTCACCCCGACGACCTTCGCCGACAGCAACGCCATCGTGGCGTGGTCCGCCGGTTCGCAGGTGATCATCTCCAGCCAGGTGCGGCTGCGTCGGGCCGCCTACCCCGGCCACAGCGGGGAGACCGTGAACCTCCAGTTCCGCGGTGCGCCCGGCAATTTCATCGTCGTCCAGCCCTACGAGGTCTGA
- a CDS encoding M48 family metallopeptidase, with protein sequence MPADPAPRFAGEPPAHSAAGTPRTAPSPQDRGSGASAVEVRRSTRRRRTVSAYREGDRTVVLIPARMSEAEERRWVTVMLDKLAAQESKRMLGDAELAARAEWLSEQYLDGRARPATVRWVTNQNTRWGSCTPAEGSIRLSHRLQGMPEYVVDYVLLHELAHLLVPGHGPRFWRLLEAYPRTERARGYLEGVVAAGRLPHLSGSGNEGS encoded by the coding sequence GTGCCCGCCGACCCTGCCCCTCGCTTCGCTGGGGAGCCCCCCGCGCACAGCGCCGCCGGAACTCCGCGCACCGCCCCGAGCCCGCAGGACCGCGGCTCGGGAGCCAGCGCGGTCGAGGTCCGCCGGAGCACCCGGCGGCGCAGGACGGTCTCCGCGTACCGCGAGGGCGACCGCACCGTCGTTCTCATCCCGGCCCGGATGTCGGAGGCGGAGGAGCGGCGTTGGGTGACCGTGATGCTCGACAAGCTGGCGGCGCAGGAGAGCAAACGCATGCTGGGCGACGCCGAGCTGGCCGCCCGCGCCGAATGGCTGTCCGAGCAGTATCTCGACGGCAGGGCCCGGCCCGCCACCGTTCGCTGGGTCACCAACCAGAACACCCGGTGGGGTTCGTGCACCCCGGCCGAGGGCAGCATCCGGCTCTCCCACCGGCTCCAGGGCATGCCCGAGTACGTCGTGGACTACGTCCTCCTCCACGAGCTGGCCCATCTGCTGGTGCCCGGTCACGGTCCGCGTTTCTGGCGGCTGCTGGAGGCGTATCCGCGGACCGAGCGGGCGCGCGGCTATCTCGAGGGCGTGGTGGCCGCCGGACGGCTGCCGCATCTGTCCGGATCGGGCAACGAGGGTTCCTGA
- a CDS encoding ThiF family adenylyltransferase, with protein sequence MHSTHPMLKPALRRGWRSRDTVQFGVAQAHAVVLGPLDTATGSFLDLLDGTRGLPLLRQEAQALGLPEGRAEVLVERLAAAGLLEEPRDGGESAAALDRLRPDAAALSVLHRQPGAAARLLAARRATRVQVRGAGRVGAAVAAALSASGVGLVDVVDGGCVEPWDVAPGGLSAEQIGERREAAARRLVRRCAPEPRPRRPARESVPSNEPGLALVVIAPRDGLAAYAPDPAPAEPLLAAGIPHLYAGVLEATGLVGPLVVPGSTPCAGCLTAGRAAREPAWPRMLAQWRSGRRRCAPACDNALAVMVAGVTAGQALAFLDGRASPVAGARWELALPALTGEVRAVEAHPGCECGAAGRQDAVYASAKEAPHATMSG encoded by the coding sequence ATGCATTCCACACATCCGATGCTCAAGCCCGCGCTGCGGCGCGGCTGGCGAAGCCGGGACACGGTGCAGTTCGGGGTGGCGCAGGCACATGCGGTGGTGCTGGGCCCGCTGGACACGGCGACGGGCAGCTTTCTGGACCTGCTCGACGGCACCCGGGGGCTGCCCCTGCTGCGGCAGGAGGCCCAGGCCCTCGGGCTGCCGGAGGGGCGGGCCGAGGTACTGGTAGAGCGGCTGGCGGCGGCCGGGCTGCTGGAGGAACCGAGGGACGGCGGGGAGTCAGCCGCGGCCCTGGACCGGCTGCGGCCGGACGCGGCGGCGCTGTCGGTGCTGCACCGGCAGCCGGGGGCGGCGGCCCGGCTGCTCGCGGCACGGCGGGCCACCCGGGTGCAGGTGAGGGGCGCGGGGCGGGTCGGTGCGGCCGTCGCGGCCGCGCTGTCGGCCTCGGGCGTCGGGCTGGTCGATGTGGTGGACGGTGGCTGTGTCGAGCCCTGGGACGTGGCACCCGGCGGGCTGTCGGCCGAGCAGATCGGGGAGCGGCGGGAGGCGGCCGCGCGGCGACTGGTGCGGCGCTGTGCGCCGGAGCCCCGGCCGCGGCGTCCGGCGCGGGAGTCGGTTCCGTCGAATGAACCGGGGCTGGCGCTGGTGGTGATCGCCCCGCGGGACGGCCTCGCGGCCTACGCTCCGGATCCCGCACCGGCCGAGCCGCTGTTGGCGGCGGGGATCCCCCATCTCTACGCGGGTGTGCTGGAGGCCACCGGGCTGGTGGGGCCCCTGGTGGTACCGGGCTCCACCCCGTGTGCGGGATGTCTCACTGCGGGCCGTGCGGCGCGGGAGCCCGCCTGGCCCCGGATGCTCGCGCAGTGGCGGTCCGGCCGCCGCCGGTGCGCGCCGGCCTGTGACAACGCGCTGGCCGTGATGGTCGCCGGGGTCACGGCCGGGCAGGCCCTGGCGTTCCTCGACGGGCGGGCCTCCCCGGTCGCGGGCGCCCGCTGGGAGTTGGCGCTGCCCGCGCTCACCGGGGAGGTACGGGCGGTCGAAGCGCATCCCGGGTGCGAGTGCGGAGCGGCCGGACGGCAGGATGCGGTATATGCCTCGGCCAAGGAGGCACCGCACGCGACAATGTCCGGGTGA